Proteins found in one Gardnerella vaginalis ATCC 14018 = JCM 11026 genomic segment:
- the pgm gene encoding phosphoglucomutase (alpha-D-glucose-1,6-bisphosphate-dependent), with amino-acid sequence MVAKNAGMPATPEDLVDVDALVGAYYDEVPNSNIPEQRVIFGTSGHRGSALKTSFNEAHIVAITQAIAEYRKKAGVTGPLYIGRDTHALSEPAQKTAIEVLVANGVHVRVDSRGDFVPTPVVSQAILTHNRAADGTQRFSGDGLADGIVVTPSHNPPTDGGFKYDPVTGGPAPADVTNAIAARANELLDNYKSVKRVPFEEAIKSDLVEGFDYREHYVNDLANVIDFDVIRSSGVRLGIDPLGGASVNYWPLMNEKYGLNIGVVRPEVDPTWRFMTIDHDGKIRMDPSSPYAMKGLVDQLNAGAWDKYDLVGGTDPDADRHGIVCPNWGVMNPNHYIAVCVEYLFGGARPDWPKNTAIGKTLVSSSLIDRVAASINAKLVEVPVGFKWFVDPLFSGEVAFGGEESSGMSFLRKDGRVWTTDKDGLIPDLLAAEITAKTGKNPAQLHQDQVARFGESWYKRVDTPTTLEQKQKFAALSGNDVEATKLAGEDITAKLTEAPGNGAKIGGLKVTTKNNWFAARPSGTENIYKVYAESFVSPEALDKVLEEATAVVDKALA; translated from the coding sequence ATGGTAGCAAAAAATGCGGGAATGCCCGCCACCCCAGAAGATCTAGTAGATGTCGACGCTTTGGTTGGCGCTTACTATGATGAAGTTCCAAATTCCAATATTCCAGAACAGCGCGTGATTTTCGGTACGTCCGGTCACCGTGGTTCTGCTTTAAAAACTTCGTTTAACGAAGCTCATATTGTGGCTATTACTCAAGCTATTGCTGAATATCGCAAGAAGGCTGGCGTAACTGGTCCTCTTTATATTGGTCGCGATACGCACGCTCTTTCTGAGCCTGCTCAAAAAACCGCTATCGAGGTTTTGGTTGCTAACGGAGTTCACGTTCGCGTGGATTCTCGCGGCGATTTCGTGCCAACTCCTGTTGTTTCTCAGGCTATTTTGACGCATAATCGCGCAGCCGACGGCACTCAACGCTTTAGCGGAGACGGCTTGGCAGATGGCATTGTCGTCACTCCATCGCACAATCCTCCAACCGACGGAGGTTTTAAGTACGACCCTGTAACAGGCGGCCCTGCCCCAGCAGACGTAACTAACGCAATCGCAGCTCGCGCAAACGAATTGCTCGACAACTACAAGTCCGTTAAGCGCGTGCCTTTCGAGGAAGCAATCAAGTCTGATTTGGTTGAAGGCTTCGATTACCGCGAGCACTACGTTAACGATTTGGCTAACGTAATCGATTTCGATGTGATTCGCTCTAGCGGCGTGCGTTTGGGAATTGACCCACTCGGCGGCGCAAGCGTAAACTACTGGCCACTTATGAACGAAAAGTACGGTTTAAACATTGGCGTTGTGCGTCCAGAAGTTGACCCAACTTGGCGATTCATGACTATTGACCACGATGGCAAGATTCGTATGGATCCAAGCTCCCCTTACGCAATGAAGGGCTTAGTTGATCAGCTTAACGCTGGCGCTTGGGATAAGTACGATTTGGTTGGAGGCACTGATCCAGATGCCGATCGCCATGGTATCGTGTGCCCGAATTGGGGCGTTATGAACCCTAACCACTACATTGCAGTGTGCGTGGAGTACTTGTTCGGCGGCGCTCGTCCGGATTGGCCAAAGAATACTGCTATCGGCAAGACGCTTGTGTCTTCTTCCTTGATTGACCGCGTAGCTGCTTCGATTAACGCTAAGCTTGTGGAAGTTCCTGTTGGCTTCAAGTGGTTCGTTGACCCACTCTTTAGCGGCGAAGTTGCTTTCGGCGGTGAGGAAAGCTCTGGCATGAGCTTCTTGCGCAAAGACGGACGCGTGTGGACCACCGATAAGGATGGTTTGATTCCTGATTTGCTCGCTGCAGAAATTACTGCAAAGACTGGTAAGAACCCAGCTCAGCTTCACCAAGATCAGGTTGCTCGCTTTGGAGAAAGCTGGTACAAGCGCGTAGATACTCCAACAACTCTTGAACAGAAGCAGAAGTTTGCGGCTCTAAGTGGCAACGATGTTGAAGCAACTAAGCTCGCTGGCGAAGATATTACCGCAAAGCTTACGGAAGCTCCTGGAAACGGCGCAAAGATTGGCGGCTTGAAGGTTACGACCAAGAACAATTGGTTCGCCGCTCGTCCATCTGGTACCGAGAATATTTACAAGGTTTATGCCGAGTCCTTCGTTTCTCCAGAGGCACTTGACAAGGTGCTTGAGGAAGCTACTGCTGTAGTAGACAAGGCTTTAGCGTAA
- a CDS encoding diacylglycerol/lipid kinase family protein, producing MPDMPIQATIALMVIVFALVLAPFIIMIVTRALKKHHLAEKLAERHGDSVHYAFILNPSKPQAEQYRLDIKEYCKSHNFTYEIIDTQLNKDGRECALEALENGANVVVAVGGDGTVRTVASAVSSTNHAMGIIPIGTGNLFARNMGIPVDDVQAALRVATSHGSKKVDVGRVFILDKPYEDHGHAFLIIAGIGFDALMIDDTNPALKKNISWLAYFVAGVKHLFAPKYRGDVTFIRENGTNHTARGISFRTLMAGNCGQIPMLSLMPEAVYDDGILDFEIIDTSGGLIGWANLFGDVVHQTVTGKAKQSPLSTNSKIDQSQGVEAEVKIERPAPVQVDGDILGYTKHLRFSVDKQALCVRIPESLQSSLTQNNANLR from the coding sequence ATGCCAGATATGCCAATTCAAGCGACGATTGCGTTAATGGTGATTGTTTTTGCGCTAGTACTTGCACCATTCATCATTATGATAGTTACGCGCGCCTTGAAAAAGCATCATTTAGCAGAAAAACTCGCAGAGCGACACGGAGATAGTGTACATTACGCTTTCATACTAAACCCGTCTAAACCTCAAGCAGAACAATATAGACTTGACATTAAAGAATATTGCAAATCACACAATTTCACATACGAAATAATAGACACTCAATTAAATAAAGATGGGCGAGAATGCGCACTCGAAGCCTTAGAAAACGGGGCAAATGTTGTTGTGGCAGTTGGTGGAGATGGCACTGTTAGAACGGTTGCAAGCGCGGTTTCTAGCACGAACCACGCGATGGGAATAATTCCAATTGGCACAGGGAACTTGTTTGCGCGCAACATGGGCATTCCAGTAGATGATGTTCAAGCAGCACTAAGAGTTGCAACAAGCCACGGATCTAAAAAAGTTGACGTTGGGCGTGTTTTTATACTCGACAAGCCGTATGAAGACCATGGTCACGCATTTTTGATTATTGCAGGAATTGGATTCGACGCTCTTATGATAGACGACACTAATCCTGCGCTTAAAAAGAACATAAGCTGGCTTGCATACTTTGTTGCTGGCGTTAAACACTTATTTGCGCCAAAATATCGCGGAGACGTTACTTTTATTAGAGAAAACGGTACAAATCACACAGCAAGAGGAATATCATTCCGCACACTTATGGCTGGTAATTGTGGACAAATACCAATGCTTTCTTTAATGCCAGAAGCCGTTTACGATGATGGCATATTAGACTTCGAAATTATTGACACATCTGGCGGATTAATTGGATGGGCTAACCTATTTGGAGACGTTGTACACCAAACCGTTACAGGAAAAGCAAAGCAAAGTCCGCTTTCTACAAACTCTAAAATCGACCAATCGCAAGGTGTTGAAGCAGAAGTCAAGATAGAACGACCTGCTCCTGTGCAAGTTGATGGAGATATTTTAGGCTACACAAAACACTTGCGTTTTAGCGTAGACAAACAGGCTTTATGCGTGCGCATACCAGAGAGTTTACAATCTTCTTTGACTCAAAATAATGCTAACTTACGTTAA
- a CDS encoding L,D-transpeptidase — MSELEHNNLDAFESENIDNIANNIDVNSVDNYNIDNNNINQTAVLKNRHKSNKSALVLLYSLVIFVILLVCAFLGTQAYFHDRVAPGVHFAGSSQIVGAQLAAVSKNVDNAVDSTKIEIKDDRGKTINANFEDLYVKVDKSATVKNIMRSKHDNAFTMLMPWVQKTVALQATRNDMDMDAYIIKKFVNDKDRAMPYTAKYDSGSESYVVEDGVPGRTVITLPVREAVKKSLENPGKTVKVTIESRRIEAPIKRDVAKKTVDQLNNILTKKITLSNGDSKDFTIPKSAIASWIKVNADEQRKQISFTVDREAVNTWLSKELAKNLNQQKIDQEDTYNKKGQFIMTTLKGVNGVEVRYSKDVANKVVDTIEKGTDAKITVPTNVVKFAVEKKIVEMRIVVDKTTQTVSVYKDDQLIRTMPVCTGSNGYYETPNGTFHIYLRYDVQAMQGFNRDGSRYYLPGITWVSYFNGGISFHTARWNDVGIAQGYPAKHGSHGCINMYEQDSKWVYDNCPRGTIVQVVGEQPDGPVRQ, encoded by the coding sequence ATGTCCGAGTTAGAACATAATAATCTAGACGCTTTTGAGTCTGAAAATATTGATAATATTGCTAATAATATAGACGTAAACAGTGTAGATAATTACAATATTGACAATAACAATATAAATCAGACTGCTGTTTTAAAGAACCGCCATAAGTCGAACAAGTCTGCACTGGTCCTTTTATATTCTTTGGTCATATTTGTTATACTCTTAGTCTGCGCTTTTCTTGGCACACAAGCGTATTTCCATGATCGTGTTGCCCCTGGTGTACATTTTGCTGGAAGTAGTCAAATTGTTGGCGCTCAGTTGGCAGCGGTTTCTAAAAATGTAGATAATGCTGTTGATAGCACCAAAATAGAAATTAAAGATGATCGTGGTAAAACAATCAACGCGAATTTTGAAGACTTGTACGTCAAAGTAGATAAGAGCGCAACGGTTAAAAATATAATGCGATCTAAGCATGATAACGCGTTTACAATGCTTATGCCTTGGGTTCAGAAGACTGTCGCTTTGCAAGCAACTCGAAACGACATGGATATGGATGCGTATATCATCAAGAAATTTGTTAACGATAAAGATCGTGCAATGCCTTATACGGCAAAATACGATTCTGGTTCTGAATCTTATGTGGTGGAAGATGGTGTTCCAGGTCGTACAGTAATAACATTGCCTGTTCGTGAGGCTGTTAAAAAATCGCTTGAAAATCCTGGTAAAACAGTAAAAGTTACTATTGAGTCTCGTAGAATTGAAGCACCGATTAAGCGTGATGTTGCTAAGAAAACTGTGGATCAGCTTAATAATATTCTTACTAAGAAAATCACTTTAAGTAATGGCGATTCAAAAGATTTTACGATACCTAAATCTGCAATCGCTTCTTGGATTAAGGTTAATGCTGATGAACAGAGAAAGCAGATTTCGTTTACTGTAGATAGGGAAGCAGTAAATACTTGGCTTTCAAAAGAGCTTGCTAAGAATCTGAACCAGCAGAAAATAGATCAGGAAGACACTTATAATAAGAAGGGTCAGTTCATAATGACCACTCTTAAAGGTGTTAATGGCGTAGAGGTTCGCTATTCAAAGGATGTAGCAAACAAGGTTGTGGATACTATCGAAAAGGGTACAGACGCAAAGATTACGGTTCCAACAAATGTAGTAAAGTTTGCTGTTGAAAAGAAGATTGTTGAAATGCGTATTGTGGTTGATAAAACCACGCAGACAGTAAGCGTTTACAAAGATGATCAATTAATACGAACAATGCCAGTTTGCACGGGCTCCAATGGATATTACGAGACGCCAAATGGAACATTCCACATTTACTTACGTTATGACGTTCAAGCTATGCAAGGATTTAATAGAGACGGTTCTAGATACTATTTGCCTGGAATTACTTGGGTTAGCTACTTTAACGGTGGAATTTCATTCCATACAGCAAGGTGGAATGATGTTGGTATAGCACAAGGATACCCAGCAAAGCATGGTTCTCACGGCTGCATTAATATGTACGAGCAGGATTCTAAGTGGGTGTACGACAATTGCCCGCGTGGAACAATCGTACAAGTGGTTGGCGAGCAGCCAGATGGTCCAGTTCGTCAATAA
- a CDS encoding phosphatase domain-containing protein, whose translation MAKLDDNNAAKGGEQAKQECDSPAVARRISSTPIQVRVTATLFDAPSDEERIDKKPPLIRLVRKLVTSSVGFWMRVSGKIMRRLGWFPSVEPYIGYGTDNYARLICRTVLAPKAGHHSVLKRGIYAMLVVPAVRIRVSLSIDGVPVESAQVGDSSVYDKPDASFNSGAEYCVSDCSGYLDLITERSLNVGEHKVSYKVDNREPVDASMFVISEKSTLGIISDVDDTIMVTQAPSPLRAAYNLLIMNPEHRHAVKGMNHFFNKIRDFVPNAPFFYLSTSPWNVEASIRHFILREGFPSGPLLLRDLDPRPKTFVPTGPQHKLEFAQQLMDDFPGMRFVLIGDDGQKDPATYASIIKKFPNRVLAVGIRQLKVNSTMTDFRRAMSKDFGVTLASSRIASVGDGNFVNAKGAAGTFEGVPFFAAPDGESLKDIMIPFIMDAV comes from the coding sequence TTGGCTAAATTGGATGACAATAACGCTGCAAAAGGCGGCGAACAAGCCAAGCAAGAATGTGATTCTCCAGCTGTAGCTAGAAGAATAAGCAGTACGCCTATTCAAGTGCGAGTTACAGCCACGCTTTTTGATGCTCCTTCGGATGAAGAGCGTATAGATAAAAAGCCGCCTCTTATTCGATTGGTCAGAAAACTTGTTACATCAAGCGTTGGATTTTGGATGCGTGTAAGCGGTAAGATTATGCGCCGTTTGGGTTGGTTCCCAAGCGTTGAGCCTTATATTGGTTATGGAACTGATAATTATGCTCGTCTGATTTGCCGTACGGTTCTTGCTCCTAAAGCTGGGCATCATTCTGTTTTGAAGCGCGGAATATATGCGATGCTTGTTGTCCCTGCTGTTAGGATTCGTGTTTCTTTAAGCATTGATGGTGTTCCTGTTGAATCTGCGCAAGTTGGTGATTCGTCTGTGTACGATAAGCCAGATGCTAGTTTCAACAGTGGTGCTGAATATTGTGTTTCAGACTGTTCTGGTTATCTTGATTTGATTACCGAAAGATCACTTAATGTTGGTGAACATAAAGTGTCTTACAAAGTAGATAATCGTGAGCCTGTTGATGCAAGCATGTTTGTTATTTCTGAAAAATCTACTTTAGGAATAATTTCCGACGTTGATGACACTATTATGGTCACTCAGGCTCCTTCTCCGCTAAGAGCAGCTTACAATCTGCTTATTATGAATCCAGAGCACAGGCATGCTGTTAAGGGTATGAATCATTTCTTTAATAAGATTCGTGATTTTGTTCCTAACGCCCCGTTTTTCTATCTTTCAACTTCTCCTTGGAATGTGGAAGCTTCTATACGACACTTCATTTTGCGTGAAGGTTTTCCATCTGGACCGCTTCTTCTTAGAGATTTAGATCCTAGACCTAAGACTTTTGTGCCGACTGGTCCTCAGCATAAGCTTGAGTTTGCTCAGCAGCTTATGGATGATTTTCCAGGTATGAGATTTGTGCTTATTGGTGATGATGGTCAGAAGGATCCAGCTACTTATGCGAGTATTATAAAAAAATTCCCTAATCGAGTTTTAGCGGTAGGCATAAGACAGCTTAAGGTCAATTCAACTATGACCGATTTTAGGAGAGCAATGTCTAAGGATTTTGGGGTTACTCTTGCGTCTTCTAGAATTGCAAGCGTTGGTGATGGTAATTTTGTTAATGCTAAGGGTGCTGCTGGAACTTTTGAAGGTGTCCCATTTTTTGCAGCTCCAGATGGTGAATCTTTGAAAGATATTATGATTCCATTTATTATGGATGCTGTTTAA
- a CDS encoding S9 family peptidase: MQDSSLKVGEFDSLNKAAGCKPMTATKIDYVREFHNDVFVDEYAWMKDKESKRLREYIDSQNKYTEQRVSRLDSLRKQLFNEMKSRIQETDMSVPTRMDGYWYYVRTVEGKQYGIQCRMPVKNENDWDPPVIDERANPGETEGEEVIFDANKEASEFGGDFFQLGGMDISLDGTRMLFGVDTKGDERFDFYIRDFCKSSNDFITLRDCIKGISSALLTPDGKWVFYVTLDSAWRPYQVFRHKIGTSVEDDVKVFEELDARFFVSVYESFDERSIMINSSSKTTSRVLMLPLSTPEADFKMVLKPIKNVEYDVSFACFENAGDDGKDIPLMFVSHNLKNPNFQIDVIDLRKRSMESMPFNIGEGDCVVQGSPYGCKNGDLLEPGASKKAVSEPYYNSKNPKILQGTCGLSIDGLSVYKNYVALSFRANGLPQLAVMPKSNAVEDFNAGRPWRFIRVGAEGFIKETAEEWQPTDVVKDNLSDLSNLSIQNQNQNTARIELSKITNEQAKNSRVYLIGATGNPSYEAPRMRYSCSSYATLGSLREIDPITGKNVLLKRGKILGDFNENDYAEKRVWITVRDGECVPVSLVWRKNTVAKSQAMFITAYGAYEISSDPYFSVARLSMLDRGVLFVQVHVRGGGEMGRAWYENGRRRNKKHTFEDFVDVTRALQQAGYASANQTVANGGSAGGLLMGAVANMAPQYYAGIEADVPFVDALTSMLDDSLPLTVTEWDEWGDPLHDAQDYAYLKSYTPYENVPEHVEPGEFPKILITSSINDTRVLVTEPLKWLARLQAAGADAIARIETDGGHGGSSGRYKKWEEVCYENAWCLDAMGIS; this comes from the coding sequence ATGCAAGATAGTTCGCTAAAAGTCGGTGAGTTTGATTCTTTAAATAAGGCTGCTGGTTGTAAGCCTATGACCGCTACAAAAATTGATTATGTTCGTGAGTTTCACAATGATGTGTTTGTAGATGAATATGCTTGGATGAAAGACAAAGAGAGCAAAAGACTTCGTGAATATATTGATTCTCAAAACAAGTACACTGAACAACGCGTTTCTAGGTTAGATTCTTTACGTAAACAACTGTTTAATGAGATGAAATCGCGTATTCAAGAAACGGATATGTCTGTTCCAACGAGAATGGACGGATATTGGTATTATGTGCGTACCGTAGAAGGTAAACAGTACGGGATTCAATGCCGAATGCCTGTTAAAAACGAGAATGATTGGGATCCGCCAGTTATAGATGAACGCGCAAATCCTGGAGAAACAGAAGGCGAAGAAGTTATTTTTGACGCCAACAAAGAGGCATCGGAATTTGGTGGAGATTTCTTCCAACTCGGAGGAATGGATATTAGTTTAGACGGCACGAGAATGTTGTTTGGTGTCGATACTAAGGGTGATGAAAGATTCGATTTTTATATTCGTGATTTTTGCAAAAGTAGCAATGATTTTATAACGCTTCGAGATTGCATAAAAGGCATATCTTCTGCGCTTTTAACACCAGACGGAAAATGGGTTTTTTATGTGACTTTAGACAGCGCATGGCGACCATACCAAGTGTTTAGACATAAAATTGGAACTTCTGTAGAAGATGATGTAAAAGTTTTTGAAGAATTGGATGCGAGATTTTTTGTTAGCGTTTACGAAAGTTTCGACGAACGTAGCATTATGATAAACAGCAGCTCCAAAACGACTTCGCGCGTATTAATGCTTCCATTAAGCACTCCAGAAGCAGATTTTAAGATGGTGTTAAAGCCTATAAAAAACGTGGAATACGATGTTTCTTTCGCATGCTTTGAGAATGCTGGAGATGATGGTAAAGATATTCCACTCATGTTTGTAAGCCACAATCTTAAAAATCCTAATTTTCAGATTGATGTTATAGATTTGCGAAAGCGATCTATGGAATCAATGCCATTTAACATTGGCGAAGGCGATTGTGTTGTTCAGGGATCTCCTTACGGCTGCAAAAATGGTGATTTATTAGAACCAGGAGCCAGCAAAAAAGCAGTTAGTGAACCGTATTATAACAGCAAGAATCCTAAGATTTTACAGGGAACTTGCGGATTGAGTATTGATGGTTTAAGCGTTTATAAGAATTATGTGGCTCTTTCTTTCCGAGCGAATGGCTTGCCTCAGCTTGCTGTTATGCCTAAAAGCAATGCTGTTGAAGATTTTAATGCTGGGCGACCTTGGCGTTTTATTAGGGTTGGGGCAGAAGGTTTTATAAAAGAAACAGCGGAAGAGTGGCAACCAACCGATGTTGTAAAAGATAATTTGTCTGATTTATCTAATTTATCTATCCAAAATCAAAATCAAAACACTGCTCGAATTGAACTATCTAAAATAACCAATGAACAAGCTAAAAATAGTCGTGTTTACCTTATTGGAGCAACTGGTAATCCTTCTTACGAAGCTCCAAGAATGCGTTATTCTTGTTCAAGCTATGCGACACTAGGGTCTTTGCGTGAAATAGATCCTATTACAGGCAAAAACGTTTTGCTTAAGCGTGGGAAAATTCTAGGCGATTTTAACGAAAATGACTACGCAGAAAAACGAGTGTGGATTACTGTCCGAGATGGAGAGTGCGTACCCGTATCCCTAGTGTGGCGTAAAAACACTGTGGCTAAATCACAAGCAATGTTCATCACCGCTTACGGAGCTTATGAAATAAGCAGCGATCCGTATTTTTCTGTGGCGCGCCTAAGCATGCTGGATAGAGGAGTGCTGTTCGTACAAGTGCATGTGCGAGGCGGTGGAGAAATGGGTCGTGCGTGGTATGAGAATGGTAGGCGTCGCAACAAAAAACACACGTTTGAAGATTTTGTAGACGTTACGCGCGCTTTGCAACAAGCGGGTTATGCTTCGGCAAATCAGACTGTTGCAAATGGCGGTTCTGCAGGCGGTCTTCTTATGGGAGCTGTAGCAAATATGGCTCCGCAATACTACGCGGGAATCGAAGCGGATGTTCCGTTTGTTGATGCGCTTACGTCTATGCTAGACGACTCGCTGCCGCTTACTGTTACAGAGTGGGACGAATGGGGAGACCCATTGCATGATGCGCAAGATTACGCGTATCTAAAGTCGTACACGCCTTACGAGAATGTGCCTGAACATGTTGAGCCAGGTGAGTTTCCAAAGATTCTTATAACTTCTTCGATTAACGACACTCGCGTTCTTGTTACGGAGCCTCTTAAGTGGCTTGCTCGCTTGCAGGCTGCAGGCGCGGACGCGATTGCGCGCATTGAAACAGATGGCGGTCACGGTGGAAGCTCTGGCAGGTATAAAAAGTGGGAGGAAGTTTGCTATGAAAACGCATGGTGTTTAGATGCCATGGGTATTTCGTAG
- a CDS encoding Crp/Fnr family transcriptional regulator has translation MVRIKPDKPYTEDLPLTHTALFKQVPLDQARELLEHLHESVFSKGQAIFNEGDTDRRMYLLERGRVKLVRHSRDNRVQLLSIHTHGEILGEIPVFDPFGGPRTASAIAITDRTRVLWLENEVLFKWLGHHPRVAVDMLQVLAARLRANNEHISDLVFMDVPARLAKTLLNLASRFGEPVREGVLVPHDLTQEELAQLVGSSRETVNKALMDFAQRGWIKRHGRSIIIYQPGMLIRRAER, from the coding sequence GTGGTAAGAATTAAGCCAGATAAGCCCTACACGGAAGACCTTCCTTTAACGCATACAGCGTTATTTAAGCAAGTGCCACTCGATCAAGCGAGGGAGCTTCTCGAGCATTTGCATGAGTCGGTTTTTTCTAAGGGGCAGGCGATTTTTAACGAAGGAGATACTGATCGCCGCATGTATCTGCTTGAGCGTGGACGGGTTAAGCTTGTACGCCATTCAAGGGATAATCGTGTGCAATTGCTTAGTATCCACACGCACGGTGAGATTCTTGGAGAGATTCCTGTTTTTGACCCGTTCGGCGGTCCGCGTACAGCTTCTGCAATAGCAATTACAGATAGAACTCGCGTATTATGGCTAGAAAACGAAGTTCTTTTTAAGTGGCTTGGCCATCATCCTAGGGTTGCTGTAGACATGCTTCAGGTTTTAGCTGCACGTTTAAGAGCAAATAATGAACATATTTCTGATCTTGTTTTTATGGACGTTCCAGCTAGATTGGCTAAAACGCTTTTAAACCTTGCTTCTAGGTTTGGAGAACCTGTTAGGGAAGGTGTGCTTGTTCCTCACGATTTAACACAAGAAGAACTTGCTCAACTTGTTGGGTCTTCTAGAGAAACAGTTAATAAAGCGTTGATGGATTTTGCTCAGAGGGGTTGGATTAAAAGGCACGGTAGGTCAATTATTATTTACCAACCTGGAATGTTGATTCGCAGAGCAGAAAGATAA